The following are from one region of the Vidua chalybeata isolate OUT-0048 chromosome 12, bVidCha1 merged haplotype, whole genome shotgun sequence genome:
- the INKA1 gene encoding PAK4-inhibitor INKA1 isoform X2, which translates to MPSIPTRGGRPGRGRDRARLQCPRLCTPPLPAPRSSVGFGCRPTLLLHAARSGIGKISWEWCRRDAGPTLRAHMHGTRQTPHRPGRATGPAPRAPRPGSAADSACSLDPGGEEEEGGGPAARSPPASERSLEFDSGYSEASGGTWREEEVPVRRRHLLPSQRAHRLSAGPAAPPPAPARRVRPKSTSDACLEQWRALEPADTQDWTVALLSQSRNRQPLVLGDNCFADLVENWMDLPEVGAEPRRRAPAEPSRRLAKPPAFLLSLSGNVRRKLANMARPRGADGARSGGRDATKRFSCPLGLGGQPKGACFHQSHSNIAQLATDFHRFTALMNSRSRQPIICNDVIGYI; encoded by the exons ATGCCGTCCATCCCCACCCGTGGTGGCCGTCCCGGCCGGGGGAGGGACAGGGCACGGCTCCAGTGCCCCCGGCTCTGCACGCCGCCGCTCCCAGCCCCTCGCAGCTCCGTGGGGTTTGGCTGCCGCCCCACGCTGCTTCTCCACGCGGCACGCTCGGGAATCGGGAAAATTAGCTGGGAG TGGTGCCGGCGGGACGCAGGGCCGACGCTGCGGGCGCACATGCACGGCACGCGGCAGACACCGCACCGCCCCGGAAGGGCGACGGGGCCGGCCCCCCGTGCCCCGCGCCCCGGCTCGGCGGCGGACTCGGCCTGCAGCCTGGATCCCGGtggcgaggaggaggagggggggggcCCGGCCGCTCGCTCCCCCCCGGCCAGCGAGCGCAGCCTGGAGTTCGACTCGGGGTACTCGGAGGCGTCGGGGGGCACGTGGAGGGAAGAAGAGGTGCCCGTGCGGCGCCGCCATCTGCTGCCCAGCCAACGGGCACACCGGCTGTCCGCCGGTCCCGCCGCCCCaccgcccgcccccgcccgccgtGTCCGCCCCAAATCCACCTCGGACGCCTGCCTGGAGCAGTGGAGGGCCCTGGAGCCCGCCGACACGCAGGACTGGACCGTAGCACTGCTGTCGCAGAGCCGGAACAGGCAGCCTCTGGTGCTGGGCGACAACTGCTTCGCTGACCTGGTGGAGAACTGGATGGACCTGCCCGAGGTGGGCGCCGAACCGCGTCGCCGGGCCCCCGCCGAGCCCTCCCGCCGGCTGGCCAAGCCCCCCGCCTTCCTGCTCAGCCTCTCGGGCAACGTACGCCGTAAGCTGGCCAACAtggcccggccccggggggcCGACGGTGCCCGGTCGGGGGGCCGCGATGCCACCAAGCGTTTCTCCTGCccgctggggctggggggacagcCCAAGGGCGCCTGCTTCCACCAGTCCCACAGCAACATCGCCCAGTTGGCCACGGACTTCCACCGCTTCACCGCCTTGATGAACAGCCGCAGCCGCCAGCCCATCATCTGCAACGACGTTATCGGCTACATTTAG
- the CDHR4 gene encoding cadherin-related family member 4 — MGMHGHLTFLLLSLYAPGTFVRATVLPDLPRVVALSEDAASGTRVAEVTVSCSNSSSSPNVTLDSIEPDHPFNSIAISSDPTNATTFRAEVTLRAGAELDARRVNQYTLILRAACPGEDEVEERLFVRVTAGHVLRCDTPFASAEGDVVQVLADVAPRTPLYAVLPQPLGGLTFRLQNHNTPLTLTRRGLVLAPDNGFDPSKDTQMFRLEIEVMDHHGHNCSGAVRVEVLPSRRPRVTFPEPHRAVTVTEGIGPWEVVTQVRASGDNVHYAILASVAPTLFTIDEVTGEIRSTRRLEVIRAHLLIRAYNALHPDDHATATVNVTVQGTDRQAPRCVPAIFVSQVPETVCPGCTLMTLTCTDTSTHGCLHYALEGPPSSLSHFCMEGPQLKVNTTLDYDSEAMAALGFQFTATIVVTVGGQPLQSTRVPVLLTVTPVNEFRPACPPSATFTVPETAAFGSVVGRVAGTDRDYPLDSLEYSLEGGSGPAQPFSIDRRTGEIRVVGPLDSRQQKSYRLVVRLTDTHNDLDLRNRQSRLCDVSVRLQAVPDQLPVCIPEVQELRIAAGFPGSRQPVTRLACHGGPDSGVLTYNIVGGNEDGRFRLEGNTLVYLPSERAEPHPFVLLVEVWGGSGARRRSSVVALVVHVTPRSTPVPPSTTTQHTTLQKEPLVVTQIEAVWDPPAWFVAVMTITGALLLATLGCMARNLLCSNRAPGKLFLAKSSRDVVEHSGGKEEQGHPRASSPGQFDGHAQDPCTGRDYLFNSVTGARRWI, encoded by the exons ATGGGCATGCACGGACAtctcaccttcctcctcctcagcctctATGCCCCGG GGACTTTCGTCAGAGCAACAG TCCTGCCTGACTTGCCACGTGTGGTGGCCCTGAGTGAGGATGCAGCGTCAGGCACCCGTGTCGCTGAGGTGACCGTGTCCTGCAGCAACTCGAGCAGCAGTCCCAATGTCACCCTGGATAGCATCGAGCCCGACCATCCCTTCAACTCCATCGCCATCAGCTCTGACCCCACCAATGCCACCACGTTCCGGGCAGAG gTGACACTGCGTGCTGGTGCAGAGCTCGATGCCCGCCGGGTGAACCAGTACACACTGATCCTGCGGGCTGCTTGTCCTGGTGAGGATGAGGTGGAAGAGCGGCTCTTTGTCCGGGTGACAGCAGGGCATGTGCTGCGCTGTGACACCCCCTTTGCCAGCGCAG AGGGTGATGTGGTGCAGGTGCTGGCAGATGTGGCGCCCCGGACACCCCTGTATGCCGTGCTGCCACAGCCACTTGGTGGGCTGACG TTCAGGCTCCAAAACCACAACACACCACTCACGCTCACCCGCCGGGGCCTGGTGCTGGCACCTGACAATGGTTTTGACCCCAGCAAGGACACCCAG ATGTTCAGGTTGGAGATTGAGGTGATGGATCATCACGGGCACAACTGCAGCGGGGCTGTAAGGGTGGAGGTGCTGCCATCACGCCGTCCCCGTGTCACCTTCCC TGAGCCACACCgggctgtgacagtgacagaggGCATTGGCCCCTGGGAGGTGGTCACACAGGTCCGTGCCAGCGGTGACAATGTCCACTATGCCATCCTTGCTTCTGTGGCTCCCACGCTTTTCACCATTGATGAGG tgacaggtgAGATCCGCAGCACCCGCCGGCTGGAGGTGATCCGTGCCCACCTCCTCATCCGGGCTTACAACGCGCTGCACCCTGACGACCACGCCACCGCCACAGTCAATGTCACCGTGCAGGGGACAGACCGTCAGGCACCAAGATGTGTCCCAGCCATCTTCGT GTCCCAGGTGCCCGAAACCGTGTGCCCCGGCTGCACCTTGATGACATTGACGTGCACCGACACCAGCACTCACGGGTGTCTGCACTATGCTCTCGAGggccctccctcctctctctctcacttCTGCATGGAGGGGCCACAGCTGAAG GTCAACACCACCCTGGACTATGACTCAGAGGCCATGGCTGCTCTGGGCTTCCAGTTCACAGCCACCATTGTGGTGACAGTGGGAGGACAGCCCCTACAGAGCA CCCGTGTGCCCGTGCTTCTGACGGTGACACCTGTCAACGAATTCAGACCGGCgtgcccacccagtgccaccttCACCGTGCCAGAGACAGCAGCTTTCGGCAGCGTCGTGGGGCGTGTGGCAGGCACTGACCGCGACTACCCCCTGGACAGCCTCGAGTACAGCCTGGAGGGGGGGTCTGGCCCCGCACAGCCCTTCTCCATCGACAGGCGCACTG GCGAGATCCGCGTGGTGGGACCCCTGGACTCGCGGCAGCAGAAGAGCTACAGGCTGGTGGTGCGGCTGACGGACACCCACAATGACCTGGACCTAAGGAACAGGCAGAGCCGTCTGTGCGACGTGTCTGTGCGCCTGCAG GCTGTGCCGGACCAGCTGCCGGTGTGCATCCCCGAGGTGCAGGAGCTGCGGATCGCGGCTGGGTTCCCGGGCAGCCGCCAGCCTGTCACCCGCCTGGCGTGCCACGGCGGCCCCGACAGCGGCGTGCTGACTTACAACATCGTTGGAG GCAATGAAGATGGGCGCTTTCGGTTGGAAGGGAACACCCTTGTCTACCTCCCCAGTGAGCGAGCCGAGCCCCACCCCTTTGTCCTGCTGGTGGAGGTGTGGGGCGGCTCTGGTGCCCGCCGCCGCAGCAGCGTGGTGGCACTGGTGGTGCACGTCACCCCCCGGAGCACCCCGGTGccacccagcaccaccacccaGCACACG ACGCTGCAGAAGGAGCCGCTGGTTGTCACGCAGATAGAGGCAGTGTGGGACCCGCCAGCCTGGTTTGTGGCCGTGATGACCATCACCggtgccctgctgctggccacccTGGGCTGCATGGCCCGGAACCTGCTGTGCAG CAACCGGGCCCCTGGCAAGCTGTTCCTGGCCAAGAG ctccagggatgtgGTGGAGCACAGCGGGGGCAAGGAAGAACAGGGACACCCACGTGCCAGCAGCCCA GGGCAGTTCGATGGCCATGCTCAGGACCCAT GCACCGGCAGGGACTATCTCTTCAACAGCGTGACCGGGGCTCGGCGCTGGATCTGA
- the INKA1 gene encoding PAK4-inhibitor INKA1 isoform X1, whose amino-acid sequence MHNARPDELGADRWCRRDAGPTLRAHMHGTRQTPHRPGRATGPAPRAPRPGSAADSACSLDPGGEEEEGGGPAARSPPASERSLEFDSGYSEASGGTWREEEVPVRRRHLLPSQRAHRLSAGPAAPPPAPARRVRPKSTSDACLEQWRALEPADTQDWTVALLSQSRNRQPLVLGDNCFADLVENWMDLPEVGAEPRRRAPAEPSRRLAKPPAFLLSLSGNVRRKLANMARPRGADGARSGGRDATKRFSCPLGLGGQPKGACFHQSHSNIAQLATDFHRFTALMNSRSRQPIICNDVIGYI is encoded by the exons ATGCACAACGCCCGCCCAGACGAGCTCGGCGCCGACCGG TGGTGCCGGCGGGACGCAGGGCCGACGCTGCGGGCGCACATGCACGGCACGCGGCAGACACCGCACCGCCCCGGAAGGGCGACGGGGCCGGCCCCCCGTGCCCCGCGCCCCGGCTCGGCGGCGGACTCGGCCTGCAGCCTGGATCCCGGtggcgaggaggaggagggggggggcCCGGCCGCTCGCTCCCCCCCGGCCAGCGAGCGCAGCCTGGAGTTCGACTCGGGGTACTCGGAGGCGTCGGGGGGCACGTGGAGGGAAGAAGAGGTGCCCGTGCGGCGCCGCCATCTGCTGCCCAGCCAACGGGCACACCGGCTGTCCGCCGGTCCCGCCGCCCCaccgcccgcccccgcccgccgtGTCCGCCCCAAATCCACCTCGGACGCCTGCCTGGAGCAGTGGAGGGCCCTGGAGCCCGCCGACACGCAGGACTGGACCGTAGCACTGCTGTCGCAGAGCCGGAACAGGCAGCCTCTGGTGCTGGGCGACAACTGCTTCGCTGACCTGGTGGAGAACTGGATGGACCTGCCCGAGGTGGGCGCCGAACCGCGTCGCCGGGCCCCCGCCGAGCCCTCCCGCCGGCTGGCCAAGCCCCCCGCCTTCCTGCTCAGCCTCTCGGGCAACGTACGCCGTAAGCTGGCCAACAtggcccggccccggggggcCGACGGTGCCCGGTCGGGGGGCCGCGATGCCACCAAGCGTTTCTCCTGCccgctggggctggggggacagcCCAAGGGCGCCTGCTTCCACCAGTCCCACAGCAACATCGCCCAGTTGGCCACGGACTTCCACCGCTTCACCGCCTTGATGAACAGCCGCAGCCGCCAGCCCATCATCTGCAACGACGTTATCGGCTACATTTAG